DNA sequence from the Gammaproteobacteria bacterium genome:
TTAAAATATTAGGCTCTACTCGAGCTTGGTTGCGTTACAAATTACCCGCTAAAATGGTGCGTCACGACACCAAGCCTGTCTGTATTGGTCAAAAACAGCGCTGGTTTCTGTTAAAACTTGTTGAAGATGAAAGTAATATCAATGTGTTACATTCTACTCACCCTGAGTTTGACGATTGGCGGTGGGTGACTTATTGGTATCCGGTGCGCCAAGTGATTTCATTCAAACGCGACGTCTACCGAAAAGCAATGAAAGAACTGGTTAATTTGTGTATGCCTATTACCAAAAAAGATTCATTTCATAACAGGTAACCTAGAACTCAGGATAGGTAAGTGGGCGCAGAATTTAGCTACTGCGTATAACGATAGTAATCAGTTTGGCGTTTTTAACAAACGCTGCTGTGTTTATGGTGGAGATTGATCGGGTGGATGTCGCGCTAATTATTTTTCTATGGTGTTTGGCGTTGGGGGCGCTATCGGGTTTTATGGCGGGACTATTGGGGATCGGTGGCGGTTTAGTTATCGTGCCTGTACTAATATTCTTATTGCCGTTAACTGCTATCGATCTCAACCTATTGATGCCAATGGCGTTAGGTACATCGCTCGCTGCTATATTTTTAACCTCGGTCTCGGCTACTCTAGCTCATAAAAGACTGTTAAACATCCCTGTTACGTTGTTACCACCGCTGCTGTGTGGCATTGGTTTTGGTGCGTTGTGTGGCAGTTATTTTGCCGACTCGATCGCGGGAGCCACTCTAAAGCTGATGTTTGCCTGCTTTGTTCTGTTGATGGCGCTTCAGATGTGGCGAGGTTCGAAAACCGTTGAGAAAAAAGCAGATAACAGTGATGCTCAAGTGAATAAGTTACTGTTATTTTTTGCCAGCATCATTATCGGAGGCTTATCTAGCGTGTTAGGCATTGGAGGCGGCATGATGATGGTGCCATTGCTGACTTGGAGTGGAATTTTGATGACCCGAGCGGTAGCTGCATCAGCTGTGTGCGGATTGGCGGTAGCAAGCATGGGCTCGGTGGGTTATCTGTGGGCCGGTTTACATACCAGTTACGCGTTACCGCAATGGAGCTTTGGTTATATTTATTTACCGGCGCTAGCAGGTATTATTACCTTATCTTTATTTACAGCACCTTTGGGCGTCAAAGCGGCGAGAGTGATGCCACCGCAGCTACTTAAACGTGGTTTCTCGGTGTTGTTAATGAGTGTTGGCCTAAAAATGTTGGTCAGTTAAGAGTTTAATCAGAGGCGTTTATGGTACAAGAGTTTATGCAATTTCCACAAATTGATCCTATTATTTTCCAAATTGGCCCAATCGCATTGCGTTGGTATGGTTTGATGTATCTGTTGGGGTTCGTCGGGGCATTGTGGTTGGGAAATATGCGAGCCGATCGACCTAATTCAGGTTGGACCCGTGATCAGGTCAGTGATTTATTATTTTACGGTTTTATTGGGGTGATCTTAGGCGGCCGTATTGGTTATGTGATTTTTTACCATTTCGACTATTTCTTAGCTAACCCATTGTACCTGTTTAAAGTATGGGAAGGCGGCATGTCATTCCATGGTGGCTTGCTAGGCGTCATCATGGCCTTGATTATATTTGCCCGTATCACCAATAAAAAAATGCTCGAATTGGGTGATTTTGTGGCCCCTTTAGTACCGCTTGGTCTGGGTTTTGGCCGCATAGGTAATTTTATTAACGGTGAGTTGTGGGGGCGTACATCTGATGTGCCTTGGGCGATGGTCTTTCCGGGCGGAGGTCCGCTGGCCCGTCATCCTTCACAGTTATATCAAGCAGCACTAGAAGGCTTTTGCTTGTTTTTGGTATTATATTTATTTAGTCGCAAACCGCGCCCACTTGGTGTTATTAGCGGAATGTTCTTATTGGGTTACGGGCTTTGTCGTTTCATTGTCGAATTTTTCCGTG
Encoded proteins:
- the rppH gene encoding RNA pyrophosphohydrolase, which gives rise to MIDGDGYRANVGIIVCNGYGQVMWARRYRQHSWQFPQGGIDEGESAEQAMYRELYEEVGLRPEHVKILGSTRAWLRYKLPAKMVRHDTKPVCIGQKQRWFLLKLVEDESNINVLHSTHPEFDDWRWVTYWYPVRQVISFKRDVYRKAMKELVNLCMPITKKDSFHNR
- a CDS encoding sulfite exporter TauE/SafE family protein gives rise to the protein MAFLTNAAVFMVEIDRVDVALIIFLWCLALGALSGFMAGLLGIGGGLVIVPVLIFLLPLTAIDLNLLMPMALGTSLAAIFLTSVSATLAHKRLLNIPVTLLPPLLCGIGFGALCGSYFADSIAGATLKLMFACFVLLMALQMWRGSKTVEKKADNSDAQVNKLLLFFASIIIGGLSSVLGIGGGMMMVPLLTWSGILMTRAVAASAVCGLAVASMGSVGYLWAGLHTSYALPQWSFGYIYLPALAGIITLSLFTAPLGVKAARVMPPQLLKRGFSVLLMSVGLKMLVS
- the lgt gene encoding prolipoprotein diacylglyceryl transferase, which produces MVQEFMQFPQIDPIIFQIGPIALRWYGLMYLLGFVGALWLGNMRADRPNSGWTRDQVSDLLFYGFIGVILGGRIGYVIFYHFDYFLANPLYLFKVWEGGMSFHGGLLGVIMALIIFARITNKKMLELGDFVAPLVPLGLGFGRIGNFINGELWGRTSDVPWAMVFPGGGPLARHPSQLYQAALEGFCLFLVLYLFSRKPRPLGVISGMFLLGYGLCRFIVEFFREPDAHLGLLTLNLSMGQLLTIPMLVGGLFLIINGYAKHKSQPQHS